A single region of the Fusarium fujikuroi IMI 58289 draft genome, chromosome FFUJ_chr05 genome encodes:
- a CDS encoding related to protein N-acetyltransferase NAT2, which produces MLRQPVRGVRAPLRAFSQPAQQAAWNGAWTRLFTSQSQNKTARQLLRWKAIPWDSVMARLRSARFGIGSTTTPGMLQGVLRRGFRFTTKRKTNKKPTIGEAEEPKGLTAKLKKLTKEYGWVTVGVYLGLTVLDFPFCFLFVRMVGADKIGEVEHRVMSSIKQMIPDTVREAWHTYWQSFKKAEARALGDDDISDKMEMATWGVEKAEERNRTDASLATQLALAYAIHKSFIFIRVPLTAALTPKVVKILRSWGYKIGKKKA; this is translated from the exons ATGTTAAGACAACCTGTTCGCGGCGTGCGTGCGCCTTTGCGGGCCTTCAGCCAGCCAGCTCAACAGGCAGCCTGGAATGGCGCATGGACGAGACTCTTTACATCACAGTCGCAAAACAAGACCGCGAGGCAGCTTTTGAGATGGAAGGCCATCCCTTGGGATAGCGTAATGGCCAGGCTGAGGAGCGCTCGCTTCGGGATCGGTTCTACAACAACACCAGGCATGCTCCAAGGCGTTTTAAGGCGTGGATTTCGATTTACCACAAAGCGAAAGACAAACAAGAAGCCGACCATTGGCGAGGCCGAGGAACCAAAAGGCCTCACCGCcaaactcaagaagcttaCAAAGGAATACGGCTGGGTGACCGTTGGCGTTTACCTCGGGCTGACCGTTCTCGACTTCCCATTCTGCTTCCTGTTTGTTAGAATGGTCGGTGCTGATAAAATCG GCGAGGTCGAACATCGTGTGATGTCGTCAATCAAGCAGATGATCCCCGATACTGTTCGGGAGGCCTGGCACACCTACTGGCAGTCgttcaagaaggctgaggcgaGAGCACTtggcgatgacgatatcagtgacaagatggagatggccaCATGGGGTGTCGAGAAGGCCGAGGAACGCAATCGTACCGATGCTA GTTTAGCAACTCAGCTGGCGCTGGCGTACGCCATTCACAAGAGCTTTATCTTCATTCGAGTGCCATTAACGGCCGCCCTAACACCCAAGGTTGTTAAGATCCTTCGATCATGGGGCTATAAGAtcggaaagaagaaggcttag
- a CDS encoding related to NCE102 protein: MRYNLIQMILRSVALLMTLLLTALIGNVMASNIDAAGSATAAVNFIMFIAIVCWIVCIVGLLAFFVSALDKPLMQLPLDGIAVLFTFIGAIVLAAKLRVVNCGDINPKALPGDWIAWGSASDEGRCRRLQASTVFIWFLFACVSGSLLLTIRTARNQFGSLRSAASRPSMSQISSSV; encoded by the coding sequence ATGCGATACAACCTCATCCAAATGATCCTGCGCAGCGTCGCTCTGCTCATGACGCTCCTCCTAACGGCTCTCATCGGCAACGTCATGGCGTCAAATATTGACGCCGCAGGCTCTGCAACGGCTGCCGTCAACTTTATCATGTTTATCGCCATTGTCTGCTGGATCGTTTGCATCGTCGGCCTTCTCGCTTTCTTTGTTTCAGCTCTCGACAAACCACTCATGCAGCTACCATTGGATGGCATAGCTGTTCTTTTCACCTTTATCGGTGCTATTGTTCTTGCAGCAAAGCTACGTGTCGTTAACTGCGGAGATATTAACCCCAAAGCTCTGCCTGGAGACTGGATCGCCTGGGGCTCAGCGAGTGATGAGGGACGGTGCCGTCGACTACAAGCAAGCACTGTCTTCATATGGTTCCTGTTCGCCTGCGTGTCTGGAAGTCTCCTTTTGACCATCAGAACTGCACGCAATCAGTTCGGCTCGCTCCGCAGTGCCGCTTCACGGCCATCAATGTCTCAGATCTCTTCAAGCGTTTGA
- a CDS encoding probable translation initiation factor eIF-2 beta chain — protein sequence MEGEVPTERKSRKSVAFTDEQVVVDADGSVTMVNATEEPKDTAQSHTPRTPPLSAALESFTDSQTTAAEDLPPAEDGGLDLSLLKKKKKKSKKVDDADADADADAAPADDAAPAEDGGLDLTLKKKKKKKAPKGDDDFTKQLEKLELKEGEEVEEIPQEQEGDMNEGTGIWAHDETKTIGYSMLLSRFFHQLTERNPDHTSPGTKSYKIPPPQCMREGNRKTVFANIADISKRMKRTEEHLTAYLFAELGTSGSVDGSRRLVIKGRFQQKQIENVVRKYIIEYVTCKTCKSPDTELNKGENRLYFITCNNCGSRRSVTAIKTGFSAQVGKRRKMQG from the exons ATGGAGGGCGAG GTACCAACAGAACGCAAATCACGCAAATCCGTTGCCTTCACCGACGAACAAGTTGTTGTCGACGCTGACGGTTCAGTGACCATGGTCAACGCTACCGAAGAACCCAAGGATACGGCTCAGTCCCATACGCCTCGTACGCCGCCGCTTTCTGCCGCCCTTGAGTCCTTTACTGATTCGCAAACGACAGCCGCTGAGGACCTTCCCCCAGCTGAGGATGGTGGTCTCGACCTTTccctgctcaagaagaagaagaagaagtcaaagaaggtCGACGATGCCGACGCCGACGCCGACGCCGACGCTGCCCCCGCTGACGATGCTGCACCTGCCGAGGATGGAGGCCTTGACCTgactctgaagaagaagaagaagaagaaggccccCAAGGGCGATGATGACTTCACTAAGCAGCTCGAGAAacttgagctcaaggagggcGAGGAAGTCGAGGAGATTCCTCAAGAGCAGGAGGGTGACATGAACGAGGGAACTGGCATTTGGGCTCACGATgagaccaagaccattgGCTACAGCATGCTCCTTTCTCGCTTCTTCCACCAACTCACCGAGAGAAACCCCGACCACACTTCCCCAGGAACCAAGAGCTACAAGATTCCCCCTCCCCAGTGCATGCGAGAAGGCAACCGAAAAACCGTCTTTGCCAATATCGCCGATATTTCTAAGCGTATGAAGAGAACTGAGGAGCATCTTACCGCCTATCTTTTTGCCGAGTTGGGCACCAGCGGTTCCGTTGACGGAAGCCGAAGGTTGGTCATCAAGGGTCGTTtccagcagaagcagatcGAGAACGTTGTCCGAAAATACATCA TCGAGTATGTCACCTGCAAGACCTGCAAATCCCCCGATACCGAACTCAACAAGGGTGAGAACCGTCTTTACTTCATCACCTGCAACAACTGCGGCTCCCGACGAAGTGTTACCGCTATCAAGACTGGTTTCTCTGCCCAGGTCGGCAAGCGAAGAAAGATGCAGGGCTGA
- a CDS encoding related to NUP133 Nuclear pore protein produces the protein MFSPSVAQGGPATATRSRRRQRPLSSEHVAQQPKAKRQRVPLTEQTFVNPDAQQDMIEVKTDGKVATLPAKNKNKNIEPPESPSPVLRKELNVRAKKAKHGDRAANKGDGSLVLTSTNAYCVSKLPALPDRIRTDWSAYQTADIFPTGYALSLTQTHALVWPYTSTSQSPETFSFNLPSTSKPNESLPVGCLVSPSASSAEPGLVVVMGGSGKVVYWESIASAATFVFMKKDRTGVEYTISGMQTGEKVVAITNAESAGFILTFNSGRLAYMNVRDGQGRPAISVQFLRNSLSPSTGGIFGSIRHAFQHLSLKGDVAAVRADRSSRTGERNIVALTSRGRLHAWRVHRGGHNEVIGDADVRETIIAALQETDPASQEYPHDSFEAVDFTYVPKGLESKYLELSRLSEAMATDDSSVQHLLILVSLTLRSTARYALVEAILTPQGCQIGMIRPITSYSAPSSPSDTARPRLYLPRPALVAFVVFDRATVIASIAVPPQSPESQLQTDSHILPAAFEDVVDFREDDVHEIIGSGFEEVSPALSHEEHRLHRPRTKNPAVVLMVRGAGAVRIVTTDVDKFASDKPPKVSAKSKIEQAVFYGVKQDNPLVFDGRQEIKFSNEEVAHAALEVSHEILSSNTPFISTLPASLEDNLRARSTALERLIAQLKIMGADLDRKTRWSLLYDAEKMHVATLLWKRHEAFTASRPANAKKSLIGYIVEFIHQDDKHNPVAEVGEVDRVRYWFTRDVFRLEILVAWAYQVIKTLYREHLLDDAKLTSMLHEAIQINTCTHVAALDFRKNSLSAYGLGFEELRLGILRDGYDDLPEPWTGSHFVANNIKRLVDLADQWLLKDQDSGEPARASNQQDHKVKSKIFEEMPTLVDGMLTSVLEYARWSATRPDLKTMSQEFAKLYKTSSFEKPLALARSGRWEEGASIAEKHECLRALPMILLDHIQMLEDRLAEPDLSLVETQTFKRLRDNKKAKLENSFSVYGQSFAFPAYEFLLQKHGVEAVLEFDLDKLGYKTQFLRSKPELARISWINDVQQEKDVGHSADTLVTLALTKEQQVWNKKIELSLGKLALLAELEEKNTGSGGLKVNADEARAEEKLKKVDQELVAIRIQDQLYNQVLPSTYDAVDDAAALNFAMEVHSMNIPRRQKAQHQIFEDGMRRLLKHEALDAMTLIDLLTLIYLKPESRAEIPNPFWLALLVAESSCHSDEVKEAKRMIWRRLFIRDDWAKINDTQLKDDRQVVERLAETELYSMLTDCISFQDPHEPFRPLSPHEALGAFTENLDRRFRDFEASFRTKLIDIMKLEDKILHQHVEKHRLGEWVRSTFEAARVELDSTLDNVTQNAAGPQVAEHNTVMSGSIFDYGS, from the exons ATGTTTTCTCCATCTGTCGCTCAGGGTGGCCCTGCGACGGCAACTCGTTCACGCCGCCGCCAACGTCCCTTGAGCTCCGAACATGTCGCCCAGcagccaaaagccaagagaCAGAGAGTTCCCTTGACAGAGCAGACTTTTGTCAACCCCGATGCCCAGCAGGACATGATCGAGGTAAAGACCGATGGCAAAGTCGCAACTCTACCtgccaaaaacaaaaacaaaaacatcGAGCCTCCCGAGAGCCCCAGCCCAGTGCTGCGCAAGGAACTGAATGTCCGCGCGAAGAAGGCAAAGCATGGTGACCGCGCCGCTAACAAAGGCGACGGAAGTCTTGTTTTG ACAAGCACAAACGCATACTGCGTCAGTAAGCTTCCAGCCCTACCTGATAGGATTCGTACAGATTGGTCCG CCTACCAAACTGCCGACATCTTCCCCACAGGCTATGCTCTTTCTCTCACCCAAACACACGCCCTTGTCTGGCCCTACACGTCGACATCGCAATCACCCGAAACTTTTTCCTTCAACCTCCCATCAACGTCCAAACCCAATGAATCCCTTCCTGTAGGATGCCTCGTATCGCCGTCTGCGTCCTCAGCAGAGCCTGGACTGGTTGTGGTCATGGGAGGTAGTGGAAAAGTCGTCTATTGGGAGTCGATTGCGAGCGCGGCTACATTTGTCTTCATGAAGAAGGATCGGACTGGAGTCGAGTACACTATATCGGGAATGCAGACTGGGGAAAAGGTTGTGGCTATCACGAACGCCGAATCCGCCGGATTTATCCTCACCTTCAACTCTGGTCGCCTTGCCTACATGAATGTGCGTGACGGCCAAGGCCGCCCTGCCATTTCTGTACAATTTCTCCGCAACAGCCTGTCGCCCTCTACAGGTGGAATCTTTGGCAGCATTCGACATGCTTTTCAACACTTGTCTCTCAAAGGAGATGTTGCAGCTGTCCGCGCGGACCGATCCTCCCGAACAGGCGAGAGAAACATCGTGGCCCTCACCAGCAGAGGCCGACTGCATGCATGGAGAGTCCACCGCGGAGGGCATAACGAGGTGATTGGCGACGCAGACGTGCGTGAAACTATCATCGCCGCCCTCCAGGAGACCGATCCCGCATCTCAGGAATACCCTCATGATTCTTTCGAGGCAGTTGATTTCACTTACGTGCCAAAGGGCTTGGAATCCAAGTACCTTGAGTTGAGTAGGCTCAGCGAGGCCATGGCCACCGACGATTCCTCGGTGCAGCATCTTCTGATACTTGTCAGCCTGACTTTGCGAAGTACGGCTCGCTACGCTTTAGTTGAAGCAATCCTGACACCCCAAGGATGCCAAATAGGGATGATCCGTCCCATAACTTCATATAGTGCACCATCTTCACCCTCCGATACCGCACGACCACGTCTATATCTTCCTCGCCCTGCCCTGGTTGCTTTCGTCGTCTTCGATCGCGCCACTGTCATCGCATCAATTGCTGTACCACCTCAGTCTCCTGAGTCGCAGCTCCAAACCGACAGTCACATTTTACCTGCCGCTTtcgaagatgttgttgatttCCGCGAAGACGATGTACATGAAATCATCGGCTCGGGGTTTGAAGAAGTTTCGCCAGCCCTTAGCCACGAAGAGCATCGGCTTCATCGACCTAGGACAAAGAATCCCGCTGTGGTCCTCATGGTTCGAGGTGCCGGCGCAGTGCGAATCGTGACAACTGACGTGGATAAGTTTGCTAGCGATAAGCCCCCCAAGGTTTCTGCGAAGAGCAAGATCGAACAGGCCGTTTTCTACGGCGTCAAACAAGACAATCCTCTGGTTTTCGACGGACGACAAGAAATCAAATTTTCTAACGAAGAAGTTGCCCATGCCGCACTTGAAGTTAGCCACGAGATCTTGAGCTCAAATACTCCTTTTATCTCCACTCTCCCGGCTTCGCTAGAGGACAATCTCCGCGCTCGGTCGACTGCACTGGAGAGATTGATAGCTCAGCTCAAGATCATGGGGGCAGACCTCGATCGTAAGACACGTTGGAGTCTGCTATATGATGCCGAGAAGATGCATGTAGCTACATTGCTCTGGAAACGACACGAAGCCTTCACTGCATCACGACCAGCGAATGCTAAGAAGAGTCTTATTGGTTATATTGTCGAGTTCATTCATCAGGATGATAAACACAACcctgttgctgaggttggTGAGGTTGATCGAGTTCGATACTGGTTTACTCGGGATGTTTTCCGTCTCGAGATACTTGTAGCTTGGGCGTATCAAGTCATCAAGACGCTCTATAGGGAGCATTTGCTTGACGACGCCAAGCTAACTTCAATGCTCCACGAAGCTATCCAAATCAACACTTGCACGCATGTCGCAGCGCTCGATTTCCGAAAGAATAGCTTAAGCGCTTACGGTCTTGGTTTTGAAGAACTGCGCCTAGGTATTCTTCGCGACGGATACGACGACCTTCCCGAGCCATGGACTGGTTCTCATTTCGTTGCCAACAACATTAAACGTCTGGTCGATCTCGCAGATCAATGGTTGCTTAAGGATCAAGATTCAGGTGAACCGGCCAGGGCTTCAAATCAGCAGGACCATAAGGTGAAATCCAAGATTTTCGAAGAAATGCCAACACTCGTCGATGGAATGCTTACTTCAGTTCTGGAATATGCTCGTTGGTCAGCAACGCGCCCTGATCTAAAGACCATGTCGCAGGAATTTGCTAAGCTATACAAGACGAGTTCATTTGAGAAGCCCCTCGCCCTAGCGCGATCAGGCAGGTGGGAGGAGGGAGCCTCTATCGCTGAGAAGCACGAATGCCTCCGTGCTCTCCCTATGATTTTGCTAGATCATATCCAAATGCTCGAAGATCGCCTTGCTGAGCCAGACTTGTCACTTGTTGAAACGCAAACCTTTAAACGACTGAGGGACAACAAGAAAGCCAAATTGGAGAACAGCTTCTCCGTCTACGGCCAGTCGTTTGCATTCCCGGCATACGAGTTCCTGCTCCAAAAACACGGAGTTGAAGCTGTCCTGGAATTCGATCTTGACAAATTGGGTTATAAGACCCAGTTTCTGCGTAGCAAGCCTGAACTGGCGCGAATATCGTGGATCAACGATGTGCAGCAGGAGAAAGACGTCGGCCACAGCGCAGACACTCTCGTAACCCTTGCACTTACCAAGGAACAGCAAGTATGGAATAAGAAGATTGAGTTGAGTCTCGGAaagcttgctcttcttgccgagctcgaagagaagaacacTGGTTCGGGTGGCCTCAAGGTGAACGCCGACGAGGCGCGTGCCGAGGAGAAACTCAAGAAGGTCGACCAAGAGTTAGTTGCCATCAGGATCCAAGATCAACTCTACAACCAGGTTCTCCCCAGCACATACGATGCTGTGGATGACGCAGCAGCGCTTAATTTCGCGATGGAAGTTCATAGCATGAACATACCGCGGCGTCAGAAGGCCCAGCATCAGATATTTGAGGATGGCATGAGGCGGCTTCTGAAGCACGAGGCTCTGGATGCAATGACACTCATTGACCTCCTGACCCTGATTTACCTGAAGCCTGAGTCCCGCGCTGAGATTCCCAATCCATTCTGGCTAGCTCTTTTGGTTGCCGAGAGTAGCTGCCACAGTGACGAGGTCAAAGAGGCTAAGCGGATGATTTGGAGGAGACTATTTATACGCGATGATTGGGCTAAGATCAACGACACACAGCTCAAGGATGATCGTCAGGTGGTTGAGAGATTGGCAGAGACTGAGCTCTATTCAATGCTAACCGACTGCATCAGCTTCC AAGATCCACATGAGCCTTTCCGACCTCTGTCTCCGCACGAGGCTCTTGGTGCTTTTACCGAGAACCTCGACCGCCGGTTCCGCGATTTTGAGGCATCTTTCCGGACAAAGCTGATCGATATCATGAAGCTGGAGGATAAGATTCTCCATCAGCATGTGGAGAAGCATCGTCTCGGTGAATGGGTCCGCTCTACCTTCGAAGCCGCTCGAGTAGAGTTAGACAGCACGCTGGATAACGTCACTCAGAATGCTGCTGGCCCCCAAGTTGCCGAGCACAATACTGTAATGAGTGGCTCAATATTTGATTATGGCAGCTAA
- a CDS encoding related to ATPase family protein produces the protein MRRFSTAVVITDPLVKYQAHVAAGLYAPDPSQHRLARHLHKVYTRIKDYSPQAEYRQRLSQVARLTEAKPKEEAKDDSQNILALRNHSIWRNPLFRHLLSTPEGKESLALTRTLTNHESAIEIDSPRGLFLSGEVGTGKSMLIDLLAEGLPTERKRRWHFNTFMLYTISQLEQHRKTTSRASEGETDYSILWMAKKLVDESPILFLDEFQLPDKAASKILSHLFISFFQLGGVLIASSNRMPEELQNAIGVDYTPAPTRGLIRKFFGSAVRARGELYGSTSDFANFLEVLKARCDFWQIEGARDWRRKEETISPPAVTGDAVEGEAGMQEVHTQDKSGSGGKKPVNYYLSKDEQDKWRERVETAVAWTGPQPLPWEPSIIVVYGRQVHTPRHYNGYVLWDFESLVETFGPADYITMASTYHTFIIDNVPILTHAKKNEARRFITLLDALYEARCKLIIRAGNPPDTLFFPKMKTPAIEKTNSANEPDNLISETIAEVYQDQMSPFRPNVAYYDTKSSTSSYDPDQDSDFGLQKKAVDFANTSAFTGEDERFAYKRATSRLWELCSAQWHARTGDWWQPLPIEARHWEGGEVSQRFEHKIGAKRLSENEGMGQSLEVDEMAGLSKWRVEDLRNSDRRA, from the coding sequence ATGAGACGGTTTTCCACGGCGGTAGTCATAACTGATCCACTCGTCAAGTATCAGGCTcatgttgctgctggtctCTACGCCCCTGACCCATCTCAGCATAGGCTCGCACGGCACTTGCACAAGGTATATACCCGAATTAAAGACTACTCCCCCCAGGCAGAGTATCGCCAGCGCCTGAGTCAAGTAGCCCGCCTTACAGAGGCAAAGCCcaaggaagaagcaaaagacgaTAGTCAAAATATCCTTGCGTTACGGAATCACTCAATATGGCGGAACCCATTATTCAGGCACCTCCTCTCAACACCCGAAGGAAAAGAGAGTCTCGCTTTGACACGGACACTCACAAACCATGAATCTGCCATCGAGATAGATTCACCTCGAGGATTATTCTTGTCAGGAGAAGTTGGCACTGGAAAGTCAATGCTCATTGACTTACTCGCTGAGGGCCTACCAACTGAGCGGAAGAGGAGGTGGCACTTCAATACATTTATGCTGTACACTATTTCACAACTCGAGCAGCACCGAAAGACAACTTCCAGAGCCAGTGAAGGCGAAACAGACTACTCCATATTATGGATGGCCAAAAAGCTGGTCGACGAATCCCCAATCCTTTTTCTTGATGAATTTCAATTGCCTGATAAAGCAGCCAGCAAGATTCTCAGTCATCTTTTCATCTCATTCTTTCAGCTTGGCGGCGTTCTTATCGCATCTTCTAATCGTATGCCGGAGGAGCTTCAAAATGCCATTGGAGTTGATTACACGCCCGCACCGACAAGGGGGCTGATTCGCAAGTTCTTTGGCAGTGCAGTTCGGGCCCGAGGGGAGCTATATGGATCTACCAGCGACTTCGCAAACTTCCTTGAAGTTTTAAAGGCTAGATGCGACTTTTGGCAAATAGAAGGAGCTAGAGATTGGCGAAGAAAGGAGGAAACGATCAGCCCGCCAGCTGTGACCGGAGATGCTGTCGAAGGTGAAGCCGGCATGCAGGAAGTGCATACTCAGGACAAATCTGGGTCTGGCGGCAAGAAGCCAGTCAACTATTATCTATCCAAAGATGAGCAGGACAAATGGCGAGAACGAGTCGAGACGGCTGTGGCGTGGACGGGGCCTCAACCTTTGCCATGGGAGCCATCGATCATAGTGGTATATGGTCGACAGGTACACACACCTCGACATTACAACGGCTACGTATTATGGGACTTTGAAAGCCTTGTGGAGACATTCGGCCCAGCTGATTACATTACAATGGCCTCTACTTACCATACCTTCATCATTGATAATGTTCCCATTCTCACGCACGCAAAGAAGAATGAAGCTAGGCGTTTCATCACGCTCTTAGATGCCCTATACGAAGCTCGCTGCAAACTGATAATCCGAGCTGGAAACCCACCAGATACTCTCTTCTTCCCAAAGATGAAAACCCCCGCGATTGAGAAGACAAACAGCGCAAATGAGCCAGACAACCTCATATCCGAAACAATTGCCGAAGTCTATCAAGATCAAATGTCTCCATTTCGACCGAATGTTGCCTATTATGACACAAAGTCGAGCACCTCCTCATATGATCCCGACCAAGACTCTGATTTTGGATTACAAAAAAAGGCGGTTGATTTTGCAAACACCAGTGCTTTTACCGGAGAGGATGAGCGTTTCGCGTATAAGCGAGCAACCTCTCGGCTATGGGAACTGTGCAGTGCACAGTGGCATGCCAGGACAGGAGATTGGTGGCAACCGCTGCCTATCGAGGCTCGGCACTGGGAGGGAGGTGAAGTCTCACAGCGCTTTGAACATAAGATCGGCGCTAAGCGACTGAGCGAGAATGAAGGCATGGGCCAAAGtttggaggttgatgagatggctGGGTTATCAAAATGGAGGGTCGAGGATCTCAGGAACTCCGACAGGAGAGCGTAG
- a CDS encoding related to APM1-AP-1 complex subunit, mu1 subunit, 54 KD: MNGVIEALHIYDDNRNPILSHTYAGRPLSATHLLPLYLEHPLPRPNLIYLPNTSPPTLVFSLTHANLLFLATSSTEIEPLLVFEFLHRIIDAFEDFLGAPLLAVKIENNYDIVAQLLIEMCDAGTISTTEPNALREVVEQEGWVGKLLGSINLPGKAPLGANFSNSSTPSILPSNSTALPWRRANVRHTSNEMYADIVETLSVTLAPSGRPLAAFANGTIAFTSKVSGVPDITLNITSPSGKHNLGGIMELPVFHPCVRLNRWKERPGELSFIPPDGRFILAGYEVDLLPFSSGKSGSLSSNNLKLPINMEVKTGLGATGSDFEVRLQVNKILGAPSPASSGLGRGGSGGRLGGPHPGSPGAPLMDDLFVTIPLPADVRNLSEIRPSKGDASFNPGEKVLEWYIPAKELSVGTSYFGLRVTVVGPLAEEGDGGFDPNGFGFGTDYTFDGPYQSVPVAKAAQNPESTGDDKDAKKIAQNKILMPTSASVSFSVKGWLASGLKVESIQLDTRKSKGLGDSVKPYKGVKYLTISKGGVEIRC; this comes from the exons ATGAACGGAGTTATTGAGGCACTTCACATTTACGATGACAACCG AAACCCTATTCTATCACATACCTACGCAGGGAGGCCGTTGTCGGCAACTCATCTCCTGCCCCTCTACCTAGAACACCCTCTGCCGCGACCGAACCTGATCTACCTCCCCAATACGAGTCCCCCGACGCTCGTCTTCAGTCTGACGCACGCGAACCTCCTATTCCTTGCTACATCGTCGACCGAAATCGAACCGTTGCTAGTCTTTGAGTTCCTACACCGTATAATAGATGCATTCGAGGACTTTCTTGGCGCGCCACTTCTGGCCGTCAAGATCGAGAATAATTACGACATAGTTGCACAGCTCTTAATAGAGATGTGTGACGCAGGTACGATAAGCACAACAGAACCGAACGCCCTACGTGAAGTAGTAGAGCAAGAAGGCTGGGTTGGAAAACTACTGGGAAGTATCAATCTTCCAGG AAAAGCTCCTCTGGGCGCCAATTTTTCGAATTCAAGCACACCGTCCATCCTACCCTCGAACTCAACCGCTTTACCGTGGAGGCGAGCCAACGTACGGCACACGTCCAATGAGATGTACGCAGATATCGTCGAAACTTTGTCAGTAACGCTTGCTCCATCAGGAAGACCTCTCGCTGCTTTTGCCAATGGGACGATCGCATTCACCTCAAAGGTATCAGGCGTTCCTGATATTACGCTTAACATCACTAGCCCATCAGGAAAACACAACCTCGGGGGCATCATGGAACTACCAGTGTTCCACCCGTGCGTGCGGCTCAACCGGTGGAAAGAGAGACCAGGTGAACTCAGCTTCATTCCACCTGATGGACGATTTATCCTGGCTGGATATGAAGTTGATTTACTACCCTTTTCAAGTGGGAAGAGCGGAAGTCTTAGctccaacaacctcaagTTACCGATTAATATGGAAGTGAAAACAGGTTTAGGTGCAACAGGGTCTGATTTCGAAGTCCGATTGCAGGTCAACAAGATTCTTGGAGCACCTTCGCCAGCATCATCAGGACTGGGAAGAGGCGGCAGTGGAGGCCGTTTAGGCGGACCTCATCCTGGGTCGCCAGGAGCGCCTTTGATGGACGACCTCTTTGTGACAATCCCACTCCCGGCAGATGTCAGGAACCTATCTGAGATCCGGCCTAGCAAGGGCGACGCCAGCTTTAATCCAGGAGAGAAGGTCTTGGAATGGTACATTCCCGCAAAGGAGCTCTCAGTCGGAACAAGCTACTTTGGACTCAGGGTTACTGTGGTGGGACCGCTGGCAGAGGAGGGCGATGGGGGTTTCGATCCTAACGGATTTGGATTTGGAACTGACTACACATTCGACGGGCCGTATCAGAGCGTCCCTGTTGCCAAGGCGGCGCAGAACCCGGAGAGCACAGGCGACGACAAGGACGCCAAGAAGATCGCACAGAACAAAATCCTGATGCCCACATCGGCCTCAGTAAGCTTCTCGGTCAAGGGATGGTTGGCCAGTGGTCTGAAGGTCGAGAGTATTCAGCTCGACACACGCAAGAGTAAGGGCCTGGGAGATAGTGTCAAGCCATACAAGGGTGTCAAATACTTGACAATCAGCAAGGGAGGTGTGGAGATACGATGTTAA